In the Micromonospora narathiwatensis genome, one interval contains:
- a CDS encoding DNA-3-methyladenine glycosylase, which produces MTSTDLAALADLLAGPVVPAARGLLGCRLTGHGVTVRITEVEAYAGTAGDPASHAHRGRTPRNAVMFGPSGHAYVYFTYGMHWCVNVVTGPEGEASAVLLRAGEVVDGLDVARSRRPAVRRDVELARGPARLCAALGVDRSVYGADLLGDGPVRLRPPLDQVPEASIVAGPRVGVTGAHDVPWRFWAAGDPTVSAYRRHVPRVRR; this is translated from the coding sequence GTGACCAGCACCGACCTCGCCGCCCTCGCGGACCTGCTCGCCGGGCCGGTGGTCCCCGCCGCCCGGGGGCTGCTCGGCTGCCGGCTCACCGGCCACGGGGTCACCGTCCGGATCACCGAGGTCGAGGCGTACGCGGGCACGGCCGGGGACCCGGCGTCGCACGCCCACCGGGGGCGCACCCCGCGCAACGCGGTCATGTTCGGGCCCTCCGGGCACGCCTACGTCTACTTCACGTACGGCATGCACTGGTGCGTCAACGTCGTCACCGGTCCGGAAGGGGAGGCCTCGGCGGTGCTGCTGCGCGCCGGCGAGGTGGTCGACGGCCTCGACGTCGCCCGGTCCCGCCGACCCGCCGTACGCCGGGACGTGGAGCTGGCGCGCGGGCCCGCCCGGCTCTGCGCGGCGCTCGGCGTCGACCGGTCCGTCTACGGCGCGGACCTGCTCGGCGACGGTCCGGTCCGGCTGCGGCCCCCGCTCGACCAGGTGCCGGAGGCGTCGATCGTGGCCGGCCCCCGGGTCGGCGTCACCGGTGCCCACGACGTGCCCTGGCGGTTCTGGGCCGCCGGCGATCCGACCGTCAGCGCCTACCGTCGGCACGTGCCCCGCGTCCGTCGCTGA
- a CDS encoding arginine repressor, with amino-acid sequence MTAPLTRAARHARIVELIRDRAIHSQPELADLLAGDGIQVTQATLSRDLKELGAVTARGGDGRGVYLIPEDGHRPLREAEAAPARLVRLLSELLNGVDASGNIAVLRTPPGAAHYLASALDRAGLPEVVGTIAGDDTILVVAREAVGGAALGDKLAAWARREEFVEGSTTP; translated from the coding sequence ATGACCGCCCCGCTGACCCGTGCCGCCCGGCACGCCCGCATCGTCGAGCTGATCCGCGACCGGGCCATCCACTCGCAGCCCGAACTGGCCGACCTGCTCGCCGGTGACGGGATCCAGGTCACCCAGGCCACCCTCTCCCGGGACCTCAAGGAACTGGGGGCGGTCACCGCCCGCGGCGGCGACGGGCGGGGCGTCTACCTGATCCCCGAGGACGGCCACCGGCCGCTGCGCGAGGCCGAGGCCGCGCCGGCCCGGCTCGTCCGGCTGCTGAGTGAGCTGCTCAACGGGGTCGACGCCAGCGGCAACATCGCCGTGCTGCGCACCCCGCCCGGCGCGGCCCACTATCTGGCCAGCGCGTTGGACCGAGCGGGCCTGCCCGAGGTCGTCGGCACCATCGCCGGCGACGACACCATCCTCGTCGTGGCCCGCGAGGCCGTCGGCGGCGCCGCGTTGGGCGACAAGCTCGCCGCGTGGGCCCGCCGGGAAGAATTCGTTGAAGGGAGCACCACACCATGA
- a CDS encoding DNA-binding protein — MDDMVTMDNDPFTAPDAAQARAHRNYAALLRIAERHAGTDARRRRYAHPDVPDAYEAATLVMALAGGAELEEGEEPVDHADLMAAMTLIPHVRAEVDVLEAGLLQVARARGMTWQAIAFGLGLGSAQAARQRYERLTVRTGTAD; from the coding sequence ATGGACGACATGGTCACCATGGACAACGACCCGTTCACCGCTCCGGACGCTGCCCAGGCCCGGGCTCATCGCAACTACGCCGCGCTGTTGCGAATCGCCGAGCGGCACGCCGGCACCGACGCCCGCCGCCGGCGGTACGCGCACCCGGACGTCCCGGACGCCTACGAGGCCGCCACCCTGGTGATGGCCCTGGCCGGCGGGGCGGAGCTGGAAGAGGGCGAGGAGCCGGTCGACCACGCCGACCTGATGGCCGCGATGACCCTGATCCCGCACGTACGGGCGGAGGTCGACGTGCTCGAGGCGGGGCTGTTGCAGGTCGCCCGCGCCCGCGGCATGACCTGGCAGGCGATCGCCTTCGGGCTGGGGCTGGGCAGCGCCCAGGCGGCCCGCCAGCGCTACGAGCGGCTCACGGTACGCACCGGCACCGCCGACTGA
- a CDS encoding acetylornithine transaminase, giving the protein MSTLVERWRAAMMDNYGTPPLALVSGSGAVVVDEAGREYVDLLGGIAVNALGHAHPAVVAAVSKQVATLGHVSNLFVAEPPVALAELLLALAGRPGRVFFANSGAEANETAFKLSRLTGRTHVVATQGGFHGRTMGALALTGQPAKADPFRPLPGDVTHVPYGDTAALEAAVSDATAMVIIEPIQGENGVVVPPPGYLAEARRITAAHGALLVLDEVQTGIGRTGHWFAHQAEGVEPDLVTLAKGLGGGLPIGACLAFGRAAELLGSGSHGTTFGGNPVSCAAALAVIATIANEGLLDHVKRIGERLRRGIEALGHPLVTEVRGAGLLLGVVLAEPVSGVVANALREAGFLVNPVQPDVLRLAPPLILTPTQADAFLSALPTTLPTADIGRKRPLEGPKSAKISSEAAPSPITTEANA; this is encoded by the coding sequence ATGAGCACGCTGGTGGAGCGCTGGCGCGCGGCCATGATGGACAACTACGGCACCCCGCCGCTCGCGCTCGTCTCCGGCTCCGGCGCCGTCGTGGTCGACGAGGCCGGCCGGGAGTACGTCGACCTGCTCGGCGGCATCGCGGTCAACGCCCTCGGCCACGCCCACCCGGCCGTGGTGGCCGCCGTGTCCAAGCAGGTCGCCACCCTCGGGCACGTGTCCAACCTGTTCGTCGCCGAGCCGCCGGTCGCTCTCGCCGAACTGCTGCTGGCCCTCGCCGGCCGCCCCGGGCGGGTCTTCTTCGCCAACTCCGGTGCGGAGGCGAACGAGACCGCGTTCAAGCTGTCCCGGCTCACCGGGCGCACCCATGTGGTCGCCACCCAGGGCGGTTTCCACGGCCGGACCATGGGCGCCCTGGCGCTCACCGGCCAGCCGGCCAAGGCCGACCCGTTCCGCCCGCTCCCCGGCGACGTCACCCACGTCCCGTACGGCGACACCGCCGCCCTGGAAGCGGCCGTCAGCGACGCCACCGCCATGGTGATCATCGAGCCGATCCAGGGCGAGAACGGCGTCGTCGTACCGCCGCCCGGCTACCTGGCCGAGGCCCGGCGGATCACCGCCGCGCACGGCGCCCTGCTGGTGCTCGACGAGGTGCAGACCGGCATCGGCCGTACCGGGCACTGGTTCGCCCACCAGGCCGAGGGCGTCGAGCCGGACCTCGTCACCCTGGCGAAGGGGCTCGGCGGGGGCCTGCCCATCGGCGCCTGCCTGGCCTTCGGCCGGGCCGCCGAGCTGCTCGGCTCCGGCTCGCACGGCACCACCTTCGGCGGCAACCCGGTCAGCTGCGCCGCCGCTCTGGCCGTGATCGCCACCATCGCCAACGAGGGGCTGCTCGACCACGTCAAGCGGATCGGGGAGCGGCTGCGGCGGGGGATCGAGGCGCTCGGCCACCCCCTGGTCACCGAGGTCCGCGGCGCCGGTCTGCTGCTCGGCGTGGTGCTCGCCGAGCCGGTCTCCGGCGTGGTGGCGAACGCGCTGCGCGAGGCGGGCTTCCTGGTCAACCCGGTGCAGCCCGACGTGCTCCGGCTCGCCCCGCCGCTGATCCTCACCCCCACCCAGGCCGACGCCTTCCTAAGTGCCCTCCCCACCACCCTCCCCACCGCAGATATTGGAAGGAAACGGCCCCTGGAGGGGCCGAAATCCGCCAAGATCTCGTCAGAGGCGGCGCCGAGCCCGATCACGACGGAGGCGAACGCATGA
- the argB gene encoding acetylglutamate kinase: MSLTADLTRAQAKAETLIEALPWLARFSGATIVVKYGGNAMVEPELQRAFAADMVFLRYAGLKPVVVHGGGPQISAMLGRLGIASEFKGGLRVTTPEAMDVVRMVLVGQVGRELVGLINAHGPFAVGLSGEDAGLFTAVRRPAYVDGQPVDVGQVGDVESVDVSAVADLIAAGRIPVISTVAPDADGVLHNLNADTAAAALAVALEARKLVVLTDVAGLYADWPDTSSLVSEIGIDDLAKLLPSLESGMVPKMEACLRAVRGGVPAAHVVDGRVAHSTLLEVFTSEGFGTMVIAS; this comes from the coding sequence GTGAGTCTGACCGCCGACCTAACCCGGGCCCAGGCCAAGGCCGAGACGCTGATCGAGGCCCTGCCGTGGCTGGCCCGCTTCTCCGGCGCCACCATCGTGGTCAAGTACGGCGGCAACGCCATGGTCGAGCCCGAACTCCAGCGGGCCTTCGCCGCCGACATGGTCTTCCTTCGGTACGCCGGCCTCAAGCCGGTCGTCGTGCACGGCGGCGGGCCGCAGATCTCCGCCATGCTGGGCCGGCTCGGCATCGCCAGCGAGTTCAAGGGCGGGCTGCGGGTCACCACCCCCGAGGCGATGGACGTCGTCCGGATGGTGCTGGTCGGACAGGTCGGCCGGGAACTGGTCGGCCTGATCAACGCGCACGGCCCGTTCGCGGTCGGGCTCTCCGGCGAGGACGCCGGGCTGTTCACCGCCGTGCGCCGTCCCGCCTACGTGGACGGGCAGCCGGTCGACGTCGGGCAGGTCGGCGACGTGGAGTCGGTGGACGTCTCGGCGGTGGCCGACCTGATCGCGGCCGGCCGGATCCCGGTGATCTCCACCGTCGCGCCGGACGCCGACGGGGTGCTGCACAACCTCAACGCCGACACGGCCGCCGCCGCGCTGGCCGTCGCCCTGGAGGCGCGCAAGCTGGTCGTCCTCACCGACGTGGCCGGCCTCTACGCCGACTGGCCGGACACGTCCAGCCTGGTCAGCGAGATCGGCATCGACGACCTGGCGAAGCTGCTGCCGTCCCTGGAGTCGGGGATGGTTCCGAAGATGGAGGCATGCCTGCGGGCGGTGCGCGGGGGAGTGCCCGCCGCGCACGTCGTCGACGGCCGGGTCGCCCACTCCACGCTCCTGGAAGTTTTCACCTCGGAGGGATTCGGCACCATGGTGATCGCGTCATGA
- a CDS encoding MmcQ/YjbR family DNA-binding protein — MTRDEMLAYCLAKPGAWLDQPWEGDEVVKVGSRIFAFLGSPEGEARVGLKCGPSREVADEWLHRFPDDARPSPYIGRSGWNTLRLDGDIPDEELIDAVDGSYDAVVAKLPKRERPTT; from the coding sequence ATGACGCGCGACGAGATGCTGGCGTACTGCCTGGCGAAGCCGGGCGCGTGGCTGGACCAGCCGTGGGAGGGCGACGAGGTCGTCAAGGTGGGCAGCAGGATCTTCGCCTTCCTCGGTTCCCCCGAGGGCGAGGCGCGGGTGGGTCTGAAGTGCGGCCCGTCCCGGGAGGTCGCCGACGAGTGGCTGCACCGCTTCCCCGACGACGCCCGCCCCTCCCCCTACATCGGGCGGTCGGGGTGGAACACGTTGCGACTCGACGGGGACATCCCCGACGAGGAACTGATCGACGCGGTCGACGGGTCGTACGACGCGGTGGTGGCGAAGCTGCCGAAGCGGGAGCGCCCGACGACGTGA
- the argH gene encoding argininosuccinate lyase, whose product MGGVDDKSLTENSAATNRTSLWGGRFAGGPAEALARLSVSVQFDWRLAPYDIAGSRAHARVLAGAGLLDPEELGQMLAALDDLEAACASGAFRPTVDDEDVHTALERGLLERLGSLGGKLRAGRSRNDQVATDLRLYLRDHARGVAARLVELAEALVEQAGRHVDTAAPGMTHLQHAQPVTFGHWLLAHVQPLLRDLERLRDWDHRAAISPLGAGALAGSGLPLDPVAVSKELGFRTSFANSMDAVADRDFVAEFLFVTAMIGVHLSRLGEEVVLWTSHEFGWVELDDAFATGSSIMPQKKNADIAELARGKSGRLVGGLMSVLTMLKGLPMTYDRDMQEDKEPAFDAVDTLELLLPALAGMISTMTVRVDRLVAAAPVGFSLATEVADWLVRRGVPFRDAHEITGKLVALCVARDCALDEVSDDDLAAVSPHLDPSVRDVLSVRSALAARTTPGSTGPGPVADQLAAAADKLVGWRDWAAERVVPR is encoded by the coding sequence ATGGGTGGGGTGGACGACAAGAGCCTGACCGAGAACAGCGCCGCCACCAACCGGACGAGTCTCTGGGGAGGTCGGTTCGCCGGCGGACCCGCCGAGGCGCTCGCGCGGCTGTCGGTGAGCGTCCAGTTCGACTGGCGCCTCGCCCCGTACGACATCGCCGGCTCCCGGGCGCACGCCCGGGTCCTGGCCGGCGCCGGCCTGCTCGACCCGGAGGAGCTGGGGCAGATGCTGGCCGCGCTGGACGACCTGGAGGCCGCCTGCGCCTCCGGGGCGTTCCGGCCGACCGTCGACGACGAGGACGTGCACACCGCCCTGGAGCGCGGCCTGCTGGAACGGCTCGGCAGCCTCGGCGGCAAGCTGCGCGCCGGCCGGTCCCGCAACGACCAGGTCGCCACCGATCTGCGGCTCTACCTGCGTGACCACGCCCGGGGCGTGGCCGCCCGTCTGGTGGAGCTGGCCGAGGCCCTGGTCGAGCAGGCCGGACGGCACGTCGACACGGCCGCGCCCGGGATGACCCACCTCCAGCACGCCCAGCCGGTCACCTTCGGGCACTGGCTGCTCGCCCACGTGCAGCCGCTGCTGCGTGACCTGGAGCGGCTGCGCGACTGGGACCACCGGGCGGCGATCAGCCCGCTCGGGGCGGGTGCCCTGGCCGGCTCCGGGCTGCCGCTGGACCCGGTGGCGGTCTCCAAGGAGCTGGGTTTCCGGACGTCCTTCGCCAACTCGATGGACGCGGTCGCCGACCGGGACTTCGTGGCCGAGTTCCTCTTCGTCACCGCGATGATCGGCGTGCACCTGTCCCGCCTCGGCGAGGAGGTGGTGCTCTGGACGTCGCACGAGTTCGGCTGGGTCGAGCTGGACGACGCGTTCGCCACCGGGTCGTCGATCATGCCGCAGAAGAAGAACGCGGACATCGCGGAGTTGGCGCGGGGCAAGTCCGGGCGGCTCGTCGGCGGGCTGATGAGCGTGCTCACCATGCTCAAGGGCCTGCCGATGACGTACGACCGGGACATGCAGGAGGACAAGGAGCCGGCCTTCGACGCGGTCGACACCCTGGAACTGCTGCTGCCGGCCCTCGCCGGGATGATCTCCACGATGACGGTACGCGTCGACCGTCTGGTCGCCGCCGCACCGGTCGGCTTCTCGCTCGCCACCGAGGTGGCGGACTGGTTGGTCCGCCGGGGCGTGCCGTTCCGTGACGCGCACGAGATCACCGGCAAGCTGGTGGCGCTCTGCGTGGCCCGGGACTGCGCCCTGGACGAGGTCTCCGACGACGACCTCGCCGCGGTGAGCCCGCACCTGGACCCGTCGGTGCGGGACGTGCTCTCGGTCCGTTCCGCCCTGGCGGCCCGGACGACCCCGGGCTCGACCGGCCCCGGGCCGGTGGCCGACCAGCTCGCCGCCGCCGCGGACAAGCTGGTCGGCTGGCGGGACTGGGCCGCCGAGCGGGTCGTCCCCCGCTGA
- the argJ gene encoding bifunctional glutamate N-acetyltransferase/amino-acid acetyltransferase ArgJ, with product MTVTTPRGFRAAGVAAGLKASGASDVALVVNDGPDAGVAGVFTANRVKAAPVLWTQQVVHGGVVRAVVLNSGGANACTGPAGFQDTHATAEHTAAALTASSPRLMLGAGEVAVCSTGLIGERLPMSALLSGVRGAVRGLSRDGGQPAAEAIMTTDTRPKTTVAAGSGWTVGGMAKGAGMLAPAMATMLCVLTTDAVAGPDALDAALRAATRVTFDRIDSDGCMSTNDTVLLLSSGASGIEPSEVELAAAVTAACHDLAQQLIADAEGATKQIAIDVVGAATEDDAVEVGRSVARNNLVKTALFGNDPNWGRVLAAVGTTAAVFEPDGVDVAVNGVWVCRGGAAAEDRSKVDLTGRDVTIRIDLHTGDAAATIWTNDLSHAYVHENSAYSS from the coding sequence GTGACCGTCACCACCCCCCGAGGCTTCCGGGCGGCCGGCGTCGCCGCCGGGCTCAAGGCCAGCGGCGCCAGCGACGTGGCCCTCGTCGTCAACGACGGCCCCGACGCCGGTGTCGCCGGAGTCTTCACCGCCAACCGGGTCAAGGCCGCCCCGGTGCTCTGGACCCAGCAGGTCGTCCACGGGGGCGTGGTCCGTGCCGTGGTGCTCAACTCCGGCGGGGCCAACGCCTGCACCGGCCCGGCCGGCTTCCAGGACACCCACGCCACCGCCGAGCACACCGCCGCCGCGCTCACCGCCAGCAGCCCTCGACTGATGCTCGGCGCCGGCGAGGTCGCGGTCTGCTCCACCGGCCTGATCGGCGAACGGCTCCCCATGTCCGCCCTGCTCTCCGGCGTACGCGGTGCGGTGCGCGGACTGTCCCGCGATGGTGGCCAGCCGGCCGCCGAGGCGATCATGACCACCGACACCCGCCCCAAGACCACCGTGGCCGCCGGCAGCGGCTGGACCGTCGGCGGCATGGCCAAGGGCGCCGGCATGCTCGCCCCCGCGATGGCCACCATGCTCTGCGTACTCACCACCGACGCGGTGGCCGGGCCGGACGCGCTCGACGCCGCGCTGCGGGCCGCCACCCGGGTCACCTTCGACCGGATCGACTCCGACGGCTGCATGTCCACCAACGACACCGTGCTGCTGCTGTCCAGCGGCGCGTCCGGCATCGAGCCCAGCGAGGTCGAGCTGGCCGCCGCGGTCACCGCCGCCTGCCACGACCTCGCCCAGCAGCTCATCGCCGACGCGGAGGGCGCCACCAAGCAGATCGCCATCGACGTGGTCGGCGCGGCCACCGAGGACGACGCGGTCGAGGTCGGCCGGTCGGTGGCCCGGAACAACCTGGTCAAGACCGCCCTGTTCGGCAACGACCCGAACTGGGGCCGGGTCCTCGCCGCGGTCGGCACCACCGCCGCCGTGTTCGAGCCGGACGGCGTCGACGTCGCGGTCAACGGGGTGTGGGTGTGCCGGGGCGGAGCCGCCGCCGAGGACCGGTCCAAGGTCGACCTCACCGGGCGGGACGTCACCATCCGGATCGACCTGCACACCGGGGACGCGGCGGCGACCATCTGGACCAACGACCTGTCGCACGCGTACGTGCACGAGAACTCGGCGTACTCGTCGTGA
- the argF gene encoding ornithine carbamoyltransferase: MIRHFLRDDDLTPAEQSAVLDLAARMKADRFGHQPLAGPRSVAVLFDKQSLRTRFSFDVGIAELGGHPLVVDTQVTHFGRGETLADAGRVLSRYVAAIVLRTHGDDRIAEVATHATVPVVNALTDTYHPCQLLADLLTVRERFGATAGRTLAYVGDAANNMAHSYLLGGATAGMRVRIAGPVGFQPDPEVVARAEKIAAGTGGSVRVVTDPVDAVRGADVVATDTWTSMGQEADGLDRTTPFLPYQVNDALLGHAAADVIVLHCLPAHRGEEITDEVLDGPHSAVFDQAENRLHAQKALLTFLLEASTP, translated from the coding sequence ATGATCCGGCACTTCCTGCGGGACGACGACCTGACCCCCGCCGAGCAGTCGGCCGTGCTCGACCTCGCCGCCCGGATGAAGGCGGACCGGTTCGGCCACCAGCCCCTGGCCGGGCCACGGTCGGTCGCGGTGCTCTTCGACAAGCAGAGCCTGCGGACCCGCTTCTCCTTCGATGTCGGCATCGCCGAACTGGGCGGGCACCCGCTCGTGGTGGACACCCAGGTCACCCACTTCGGGCGGGGCGAGACCCTGGCCGACGCCGGCCGGGTGCTCTCCCGATACGTCGCGGCGATCGTGCTGCGTACCCACGGCGACGACCGGATCGCCGAGGTGGCCACGCACGCCACCGTGCCGGTGGTCAACGCGCTCACCGACACCTACCACCCCTGCCAGCTCCTCGCCGACCTGCTCACCGTCCGCGAGCGGTTCGGCGCCACCGCCGGACGGACCCTGGCGTACGTCGGGGACGCGGCGAACAACATGGCGCACTCGTACCTGTTGGGCGGGGCGACCGCCGGGATGCGTGTCCGGATCGCCGGGCCGGTCGGGTTCCAGCCCGATCCCGAGGTGGTCGCCCGGGCCGAGAAGATCGCCGCCGGCACCGGCGGGTCGGTCCGCGTGGTCACCGACCCGGTCGACGCGGTCCGGGGCGCGGACGTGGTCGCCACCGACACCTGGACCTCGATGGGGCAGGAGGCCGACGGGCTGGACCGGACCACGCCGTTCCTGCCGTACCAGGTCAACGACGCGCTGCTCGGCCACGCCGCGGCGGACGTCATCGTGCTGCACTGCCTGCCCGCCCACCGGGGCGAGGAGATCACCGACGAGGTGCTCGACGGGCCGCACAGCGCGGTCTTCGACCAGGCGGAGAATCGCCTGCACGCCCAGAAGGCGCTGCTGACGTTTCTCCTGGAGGCATCAACCCCATGA
- a CDS encoding argininosuccinate synthase: MTERVVLAYSGGLDTSVAIPYLAEQTGAEVIAVAVDVGQGGEDMNVIRQRALDCGAVESEVVDARDEFAAGYCLPAIRANALYMDRYPLVSALSRPLIVKHMVAAAKKYGGTIVSHGCTGKGNDQVRFEVGLGALAPDLKIIAPARDFAWTRDKAIAFAEEKGLPIDVSAKSPYSIDQNLWGRAVETGFLEDIWNAPIEDLYSYTDDPAEPRDADEVVITFDAGVPVAIDGETVTPYQAILELNRRAGAQGVGRLDMVEDRLVGIKSREVYEAPGAVALITAHQELENVTIERDLARFKRGVDQRWGELVYDGLWFSPLKQALDAFVEDAQRHVSGEVRLTLHGGRATVTGRRSEASLYDFGMATYDTGDTFDQSLAKGFVQLWGLPSKMAAARDARLGGA, encoded by the coding sequence ATGACCGAGCGGGTCGTCCTTGCGTACTCCGGAGGTCTCGACACCTCCGTCGCCATCCCGTACCTGGCCGAGCAGACCGGCGCCGAGGTGATCGCGGTCGCGGTCGACGTCGGCCAGGGCGGCGAGGACATGAACGTCATCCGGCAGCGCGCGCTGGACTGCGGCGCGGTGGAGTCCGAGGTGGTCGACGCGCGCGACGAGTTCGCCGCCGGGTACTGCCTGCCGGCGATCCGCGCCAACGCCCTCTACATGGACCGCTACCCGCTGGTCTCGGCGCTGTCCCGGCCGCTGATCGTCAAGCACATGGTCGCCGCCGCGAAGAAGTACGGCGGCACCATCGTGTCGCACGGCTGCACCGGCAAGGGCAACGACCAGGTCCGCTTCGAGGTCGGCCTGGGGGCGCTCGCGCCCGACCTGAAGATCATCGCGCCGGCCCGGGACTTCGCCTGGACCCGGGACAAGGCGATCGCCTTCGCCGAGGAGAAGGGGCTGCCGATCGACGTGTCGGCCAAGTCGCCGTACTCCATCGACCAGAACCTGTGGGGCCGCGCGGTCGAGACCGGCTTCCTGGAGGACATCTGGAACGCGCCGATCGAGGACCTGTACTCGTACACCGACGACCCGGCCGAGCCGCGGGACGCCGACGAGGTGGTCATCACCTTCGACGCGGGCGTACCGGTCGCCATCGACGGTGAGACGGTCACCCCGTACCAGGCGATCCTGGAGCTGAACCGGCGCGCCGGCGCCCAGGGCGTCGGCCGGCTGGACATGGTCGAGGACCGGCTGGTCGGCATCAAGAGCCGCGAGGTGTACGAGGCCCCGGGCGCGGTCGCCCTGATCACCGCCCACCAGGAGCTGGAGAACGTCACCATCGAGCGGGACCTGGCCCGGTTCAAGCGCGGCGTCGACCAGCGCTGGGGCGAGCTGGTCTACGACGGCCTCTGGTTCTCGCCACTGAAGCAGGCGCTCGACGCGTTCGTCGAGGACGCCCAGCGGCACGTGTCCGGCGAGGTGCGGCTCACCCTGCACGGCGGCCGGGCCACCGTCACCGGCCGGCGTTCCGAGGCCAGCCTGTACGACTTCGGCATGGCCACCTACGACACGGGCGACACCTTCGACCAGTCCCTCGCCAAGGGTTTCGTACAGCTGTGGGGCCTGCCCAGCAAGATGGCCGCCGCGCGGGACGCCCGGCTGGGCGGCGCCTGA